From a single Lolium rigidum isolate FL_2022 chromosome 7, APGP_CSIRO_Lrig_0.1, whole genome shotgun sequence genomic region:
- the LOC124671764 gene encoding protein MICRORCHIDIA 4-like yields the protein MKPRVVKTEAPEDRPAPPPPATAAARGGGGGSAAPAQLIELSSSDSDSDAGAGAKRARLAAEGSGGGKRARVSAAPADVPPGFLDLLPAPPTPTPSPPPSRSATKQFWKAGDYDGKPAGDGEPPPSASGLEHVRVHPKFLHSNATSHKWALGALAELLDNSLDEVRNGATFVNIDMLENSKDKTRMLLVEDNGGGMDPDKLRQCMSLGYSAKSQVANTIGQYGNGFKTSTMRLGADVLVFSRSRGEKGKRPTQSIGMLSYTFLRSTGKEDIVVPMIDYQKNELNWTRQLRSTFTDWNTSLQTIIAWSPYRTEAELLEQFSSIKEQGTRVIIYNLWEDDQGDLELDFDADVNDIQLRGGNRDEKNIEMAKRFPNSKHFLTYRHSLRSYASILYLRVPDAFQMILRGKEIEHHNIVTDMMLKKEVTYRPVATNGLPKDSNMVADVTIGFVKDAKHHVDVQGFNVYHRNRLIKPFWRVWTAAGSGGRGVIGVLEANFIEPAHDKQDFERTTLLARLEARLIQMQKDYWSGNAHRIGYVGARSFRSSETGEENSPEGPLGPQSSPGHSGKGYPKQRNTGKGSSKTNRKLSTPYSIQQAEKSARTKRSTKSILHGLSDTSDDSDSEFVGTPSLSSKAHILNAHRKYFQNGNTSMATPPSNGSTEKERSITKSQLVEQNARSNGDGHSIDDLETIKQLRDENSSLKERLSSVEESMSQELIMEQDKIKSLTERVEDLERQLETANKEQEALIDIFSEERSRRDEEEENLKEKLKEASSTIQELLEKLNAAKKGQKV from the exons ATGAAGCCACGCGTGGTGAAAACCGAAGCGCCCGAGgaccgccccgcgccgccgccgccggcgaccgccgcggcccgcggcggcggcggcggatcggccgccCCCGCGCAACTGATCGAGCTCAGcagcagcgactccgactcggacgccggcgccggcgccaagAGGGCGCGCCTGGCGGCGGAGGGCAGCGGCGGAGGGAAGCGCGCTAGGGTTTCCGCCGCGCCCGCGGACGTGCCGCCGGGCTTCCTCGATCTGCTGCCcgcgccgcccacgcccacgccctcgccgccgccctcgaGGAGCGCCACCAAGCAGTTCTGGAAGGCCGGGGACTACGACGGGAAGCCCGCCGGGGATGGGGAGCCGCCGCCTTCTG CATCTGGACTGGAACATGTCCGTGTACATCCTAAATTCTTGCACTCAAATGCGACAAGCCACAAATGGGCGCTAGGGG CTTTGGCTGAGCTTCTGGACAACTCACTCGATGAA GTTAGAAATGGAGCTACCTTTGTGAATATTGACATGTTAGAGAACAGTAAAGACAAAACAAGAATGCTCCTTGTTGAAG ATAATGGTGGTGGAATGGACCCTGATAAATTGCGGCAGTGCATGTCCTTGGGTTATTCGGCCAAGAGCCAAGTTGCAAATACCATTGGACAAT ATGGAAATGGTTTCAAGACAAGTACAATGAGACTTGGTGCTGATGTTCTAGTCTTCTCCCGTAGTCGTGGAGAAAAAGGCAAAAG GCCTACACAAAGCATTGGCATGCTATCCTATACCTTTCTGAGGAGCACCGGTAAAGAGGATATTGTTGTTCCAATG ATTGATTATCAAAAAAATGAGCTGAATTGGACAAGACAGCTGCGGAGTACATTTACTGATTGGAATACAAGCCTACAGACTATCATTGCATGGTCGCCCTATAGAACTGAAGCAGAATTACTTGAACAG TTTAGTTCTATAAAGGAACAGGGGACTCGAGTTATCATTTACAATCTTTGggaagatgaccaaggagattTGGAGCTTGATTTTGACGCTGATGTAAAT GATATTCAACTCAGAGGTGGTAACCGTGATGAGAAGAATATCGAGATGGCAAAGCGTTTTCCAAACTCCAAGCACTTCCTCACATATAGGCATTCATTGAGG AGTTATGCATCTATCTTGTATCTTAGAGTTCCAGATGCTTTCCAAATGATATTACGTGGAAAAGAGATTGAGCACCATAACATTGTGACTGACATGATGCTGAAGAAAGAGGTTACATACAGGCCGGTTGCAACTAATGGActtccaaaagattcaaat ATGGTAGCTGATGTGACAATTGGCTTTGTAAAAGATGCAAAACATCATGTTGACGTCCAAGGGTTTAACGTATATCACAGGAACCGTCTGATAAAG CCTTTCTGGAGAGTGTGGACTGCTGCCGGAAGTGGTGGGCGTGGTGTTATTG GTGTACTTGAGGCTAACTTCATAGAGCCAGCTCATGATAAGCAGGACTTTGAGCGCACAACTCTTCTAGCAAGACTTGAAGCACGTTTAATTCAAATGCAGAAGGATTACTG GTCAGGAAATGCTCATAGGATCGGATATGTTGGGGCACGCTCTTTCAGAAGTTCTGAAACAGGAGAAG AAAACTCTCCTGAAGGCCCGCTAGGACCGCAATCATCACCTGGTCATTCTGGGAAAGGCTATCCAAAACAGCGCAACACTGGTAAAGGATCGAGTAAAACGAACAGGAAATTAAGCACACCTTATAGTATTCAGCAAGCTGAGAAGTCTGCTAGGACTAAGCGATCCACGAAATCAATACTGCATGGGCTATCAGACACAAGTGATGACAGTGATTCTGAGTTCGTTGGCACGCCGTCATTGAGTTCAAAAGCTCATATCCTGAATGCACATAGAAAATATTTCCAGAATGGGAATACTAGTATGGCAACACCTCCGTCCAATGGATCAACTGAAAAAGAGCGAAGCATAACAAAATCTCAGTTGGTG GAACAAAATGCAAGAAGCAATGGTGATGGACATTCCATTGATGATCTTGAAactatcaagcaattgagggatgaAAACTCATCTTTAAAGGAAAG GTTATCGAGTGTGGAAGAGTCAATGTCACAAGAGCTGATTATGGAACAGGACAAGATCAAATCTTTGACAGAGAGG GTGGAGGATTTGGAGAGACAACTTGAAACTGCAAATAAGGAACAAGAAGCACTGATCGATATCTTTTCAGAAGAAAGAAGTCGGCGGGATGAAGAGGAGGAAAATCTAAAAGAGAAGCTAAAG GAAGCATCTTCCACCATACAAGAGTTGCTGGAGAAATTGAACGCTGCCAAGAAAGGTCAAAAGGTGTGA